The Styela clava chromosome 11, kaStyClav1.hap1.2, whole genome shotgun sequence genome includes the window AACGAAGACACACCTGTGATTCAGCttagtaaataaaaatgaaacgcACGATAAGCGCGTGTCTCTTGTCTGCTTTTGTATAATATAActtattacaatatatattgacTGATTTGCTTCATTGTCGTTCGGTTAATGTTTAACTATACTTCCTCGTTGGTATTGGTAACTCTTCACCACGAAACTCGAATATTTGTCTGAAGTCTAGCGCAAAGGTAAATGACCTTTCCATCTTCCAGATTCACAAAACAAGCTTCGTTTGACCACTGCGTCAAGGATAAGCAAAATGGTGTACAGAGGTAAATGATGGGCTCTAAGCCTTAAGGGCCCCGACATTTAGCTTTGAAATATCAATCATTCAATTATGatatcatataaattttatgtatcACTAATGGTTCATTTGTCGGTAGTTGGGCCATTTCTGGTGTCATGAAGTTTTATTACAACTTGAGTTTGTTAAAGGTTTATTGAATTCAACTTACTATACAATCTGGTACTATACTTGGGTGATCAGCCTATCTTACTTGTAGTTAAAATTTCGCATTTGACGCAATTCACAATTTCATTTACGACACCATATCACATTTTACACATCCTTAAAAAGtcaaatatgacgtcataatgtaaTCGATATAACGTCATTGTAAAAGAGGGGAATCACAAATGGCATAGCATAggacagggatggcgaacctctTAATGATTGCGTCAgcttatatattttcattatggaAAAGAAGACAGTGGGTCATAGATATATGAGATATTTGACTATAATGAGAAACTCGCTGTCGCTTCGTTTCCTCAAGTCTTATATCCCCTGGTTGATGTTGTGTAGTTTTTCAGTTTTACACATGCAGCACCTATATCAGGACAGCGTTAATTTGGGTctataaaatttggttttccaTACGGCATTGCAAGCGGGAAAGGAATAAACTACAAAGTATGAGCTCGTTCCAATTACACTAAAAACGTTCTGCTGCCCTATTTGATTCATGTATCTCCGAAAGAGAACCGCTGTAACAAGACAaattgcgagaaatgaacagatcaattttattgttatgccatAAACATTGTTACAACATTGTTGTCAGGAGATGCATACAGATATAGTTCACTTATTGTTAGATTGAATCAAGGCGtgttttattattgattttattgctTACATGTTACCATGTTCCTTGCATCAATTCGTAACTCGGCGGGTCTAAGGAAAAACATGAGCATGTGACCCGCGGGACAGGGACTCGCCACCCTAGGCCTAGACTAGGACTCATTGTCGAAATCCAGCCCTGATTTGAGAGAAATGTTTGTGTTTAATGCTATGTTAAAACGGTCTTCAGTTTCGGTATATGATATTATGATGAAatgatttgttttaaaaatttgattttaaataatattaatttctcCATATTTTCTGcttatattttttcacacaaataCTTTGTGGTATATGGACAGTTTCCATCATTTAGGTACAATCTGTTATTTTGTCTAAATACCACAGCGCAATCTTCACCTCCATTCGCATTATTTGGTTCTCCAGATAACCATAAGGAATGATCGACAGTTAAGTCATCGACATTATCCGACCAAATAAATCGTCCTTCTTGTGTGACGTCATCCAGTCCGATCCAGCAGTTTGAAATTGAAGCCAATATTCCATTTTGTAGTTCCCTGAACAATCATGTCGTAAAATTATTGCCAGTATATGCAGTATAATCTGACAGACAAGACGCATCTCGTGAATAAAATCGACATTGACATTGCCGTTATTGCATTTTTACAACATAATCGAAAAGTTCTCTATCCTCTATCGGGCGGCCTTTTCGATAATGATTTAAAAACACTCAGGTCTAATTGAAACTCAAGTCTGTGTGGAACTCAAAACAGGTTCTACATTGTTTTATGAATCCGTACTTCCATATCCCCAAATGAAGAAgacaattttattaaatattcactcaCTGCCGGACAGTTGCGTCCCTTATCCCCGCCGAAGCAAGTCTAGCATTGTGTGATAAGCAGCTTTCTTTTGCATCTGGATAACTCTTTGCTTCGTCGAAAAGTCGATACCAGAAACCGTTGCTAGCTTTAGTCCAATGTGTCACCAAGTTCTTGAAGACTTTCAAATACAAAGTTATGTAGATGTAATTGATTAAGTAACTGACGCCAACAAGAATATTATTATTGGAAGTCGAACGATGATCGATGAAGTTGTATCATCATTCTCAGTAaagttttgtatataattttttaaactaTTCATAGCTTTCCCATAAACACCAGAAGTTTATGATACGGGgcagatttgtttttgttgctAAAGAAGAGGAAAGCAAATTCAATA containing:
- the LOC120347222 gene encoding C-type lectin lectoxin-Enh5-like, coding for MAVRAALALFIVCGSIGIYSGFASIDLGSCRLSCDQNEDGANENLGFPRRAVGPPGKAGKIGQKGDRGLPGLPGPTGEPGLPCRCSEFDVVSRKIESLETKLSVFKNLVTHWTKASNGFWYRLFDEAKSYPDAKESCLSHNARLASAGIRDATVRQELQNGILASISNCWIGLDDVTQEGRFIWSDNVDDLTVDHSLWLSGEPNNANGGEDCAVVFRQNNRLYLNDGNCPYTTKYLCEKI